The following are encoded in a window of Amphibacillus xylanus NBRC 15112 genomic DNA:
- the ilvD gene encoding dihydroxy-acid dehydratase — translation MSKDLRIKSHVFDGAQRAPNRAMLRAVGLTDKGFEKPMIGVASTWSEVTPCNIHLHGLAEKAKSGVEAAGGFPMIFNTITVADGISMGTEGMRYSLPSREVIADSIETVVAAENLDAYVAIGGCDKNIPGCMIAIARTEVPAVFVYGGTIAPGYRNGQKLDIVSVFEGVGKHNNGDITDQELHGIECSACPGAGSCGGMYTANTMASAVEAMGMSLPGSSSNPAESKDKYDDVERAGEAVYKLLEKGIYPKDIMTKEAFENAITVVMALGGSTNAVLHLLAIAHSIGVKLSLDDFDRLQKKVPHLADLKPSGKYVMEDLYKVGGVPAVMKYLLENGYLHGDCLTVTGKTLAENLADAPNLAEEQKIIRPLEDPYRKDGPLVILRGNLAPSGAIAKVSGVKVKRHTGPARVFDTEQEATKAVMENKINEGDVLVIRHVGPKGAPGMPEMLSISAILVGKGLGEKVALLTDGRFSGGTHGLVVGHIAPEAQSGGPIAILKNGDQVIIDSETQELTVSLTDQEIEQRLSSWQAPKLHQKGVLGKYAHQVSCASKGAVTDHFDDK, via the coding sequence ATGTCAAAAGATTTGCGTATCAAAAGTCATGTGTTTGATGGCGCGCAGCGTGCACCAAACCGAGCGATGTTAAGAGCAGTTGGTCTAACCGATAAGGGTTTTGAGAAACCAATGATTGGCGTAGCAAGTACTTGGAGTGAAGTAACCCCTTGTAACATTCATTTGCACGGTTTAGCAGAAAAAGCAAAGTCAGGCGTAGAAGCTGCTGGCGGATTCCCAATGATTTTTAACACAATTACAGTGGCAGATGGTATTTCAATGGGGACAGAGGGGATGCGCTATTCATTACCAAGCCGAGAAGTTATTGCTGATTCAATTGAGACTGTTGTAGCTGCAGAGAATTTAGACGCTTATGTTGCGATAGGGGGATGTGACAAAAACATCCCAGGTTGTATGATTGCAATTGCAAGAACTGAAGTGCCAGCTGTTTTTGTTTATGGTGGAACAATTGCACCAGGTTATCGTAATGGCCAAAAGCTTGATATTGTTTCTGTATTTGAAGGTGTTGGTAAGCATAATAATGGGGACATTACAGATCAAGAACTCCATGGAATAGAATGTTCTGCATGTCCTGGAGCAGGTTCATGTGGTGGTATGTATACTGCAAACACGATGGCTTCTGCTGTAGAAGCAATGGGGATGAGTTTACCAGGTAGCTCATCTAATCCAGCAGAATCAAAGGATAAATATGATGATGTTGAACGTGCAGGCGAAGCGGTATATAAATTGTTGGAAAAGGGTATTTATCCAAAAGATATTATGACGAAAGAAGCATTTGAGAATGCGATTACTGTGGTAATGGCATTAGGTGGCTCGACAAATGCGGTGCTTCATTTGTTAGCGATAGCTCATTCAATCGGTGTGAAGCTAAGTTTAGACGATTTTGACCGGCTCCAAAAGAAAGTTCCACATTTAGCTGACTTAAAACCAAGTGGGAAGTATGTAATGGAGGATTTATACAAAGTTGGTGGAGTTCCAGCCGTCATGAAGTATTTATTAGAAAACGGCTATCTCCATGGGGATTGCTTAACTGTAACAGGAAAAACTCTAGCAGAAAATTTAGCTGACGCACCAAATCTAGCTGAAGAGCAAAAAATCATTAGACCGCTTGAAGATCCATATCGAAAAGATGGCCCATTAGTGATTTTAAGAGGTAACTTAGCACCAAGTGGTGCGATTGCTAAAGTTTCTGGTGTTAAAGTAAAACGCCATACTGGCCCTGCAAGAGTATTTGATACAGAACAAGAAGCGACTAAAGCCGTAATGGAAAATAAAATAAACGAAGGTGATGTTCTAGTAATAAGGCATGTAGGTCCTAAGGGAGCGCCTGGTATGCCTGAAATGCTCTCAATTTCCGCCATCCTCGTCGGAAAAGGTTTAGGTGAAAAAGTAGCGCTATTAACAGACGGTCGTTTTTCAGGAGGTACCCATGGACTTGTTGTCGGACATATTGCACCTGAAGCACAATCAGGCGGACCAATCGCGATCCTAAAAAATGGTGATCAAGTAATAATTGATTCTGAGACACAAGAATTGACGGTTTCGCTTACAGATCAAGAGATCGAACAACGACTTAGTAGTTGGCAAGCACCTAAGCTTCATCAGAAAGGTGTATTAGGAAAATACGCACATCAAGTTTCTTGTGCATCAAAAGGTGCAGTTACTGACCATTTTGATGATAAATAA
- a CDS encoding EAL domain-containing protein — protein MNKQFVIGLLTPALDGYYFGNIIKSLSHYADKEGIKVVVVASTPTYVEGYALDYVDLWVVVMDMTDPQYIKEIKDQGKPIIGINSLQETDYEILIDNEDLIIKAITHLKNHGRNRISYVGTKNYRDGIERLEAFETHSDSNHTYQFFDTYRNNIPMITNEIAQSKEKIDGLICGTDLIAAEIINELKHYNINVPEDIAVISFDDIPVAQSNLHSLSTIHINFYDIGRYIVEAFLYYIENHKFDGKSAYLDAYPVFRSSCGCEWEDGHIGLTNPIETIDYLSNMISRNFVLGQQMQFLNTEELLQLNWLNQTPIRKGLIGLKDDQTIKTHTFETFEEITEKPTEQYFYGKVDVNHFPPKELLFNSTFMKNDNTIIVIPIIQDEHYFGVFGFVGLEDIPTQLMPLHTTYQLANYFGANYLRAQIIERMNTYAQQLEMVTDIIYDGIWEYTDTTKQVTCRGGIVQQFGRSTNYTQVDFIDVLNLIYPNDRDFFLAKLELDRKVTKQVDFEVRLVTSNKQLLWIHIIGQLIYSQGKMVSAVGSIKDITNRKRVEAKIHELAFYDSLTGLANRISFENHLEKVLETAKENNQNLALILCDLDRFKIINDSYGYKVGDHILKTIAERVKPILSHDQFFARFGGDEFVVIMPNIKDNDEAYQLASNIVHLINQPIYDEHRHYQISTSVGISVFPHNCKSDELLVSADIAMYSAKSEGRNRIHIFNDQIKHHNVNQIKLEEQLRHAIEYDELSLHFQPIYFVNSEDIYAVEVLLRWNSREFGQVSPRDFIPLAEETGLIVSIGEWVIYEAIRVMKKWKRQFDLPIKLFINLSSRQINHPNFTRELRRIFDITEIDPRQISFEITESMMIDNFDQGKKILGQLIDMGVKLSLDDFGTGYSSLSSLRHLPFQILKIDKSFIDDLSAVDANVAILKAIIEMAHSLDLLVVAEGIESQEQYDLVASLGVDFIQGYYTTPPLPENKIEEVFRQRTLS, from the coding sequence ATGAACAAACAATTTGTGATTGGTCTTTTAACACCTGCTTTAGATGGTTACTACTTCGGAAATATTATAAAAAGTTTGTCTCATTATGCAGATAAAGAAGGAATAAAAGTCGTCGTTGTCGCTTCAACACCTACTTATGTTGAGGGCTACGCACTTGATTACGTTGATCTCTGGGTTGTCGTAATGGATATGACTGATCCTCAATATATTAAAGAAATTAAAGATCAAGGTAAGCCAATTATAGGTATTAATTCACTTCAAGAAACCGATTATGAAATTTTAATCGATAACGAAGATCTAATCATTAAAGCGATTACTCACTTGAAGAATCATGGTCGTAATCGAATTAGTTATGTTGGTACTAAAAATTATCGTGATGGTATTGAGCGTCTTGAGGCGTTTGAAACACATAGTGATTCAAACCACACATATCAATTCTTTGATACTTATAGAAATAATATTCCTATGATTACAAATGAAATTGCCCAATCAAAAGAAAAGATTGATGGACTTATTTGTGGTACAGATTTAATCGCTGCTGAAATTATTAATGAGCTAAAACATTACAATATTAATGTTCCGGAAGATATTGCGGTTATTAGTTTTGATGATATTCCTGTTGCACAGTCTAACTTACATAGTTTATCAACGATACATATTAATTTTTATGATATAGGACGATATATTGTTGAGGCATTCTTATATTATATTGAGAACCACAAATTTGACGGGAAAAGTGCTTACTTAGATGCCTATCCCGTATTTCGTAGTAGCTGTGGCTGTGAGTGGGAAGATGGTCATATCGGCTTAACTAATCCAATTGAAACAATCGATTATTTATCGAATATGATTTCAAGAAATTTTGTTTTGGGACAACAAATGCAATTTTTAAATACAGAAGAATTATTACAGCTTAACTGGCTAAATCAGACGCCAATTAGAAAAGGTTTAATTGGGTTGAAAGATGACCAAACAATTAAAACACATACATTTGAAACATTTGAAGAGATAACCGAAAAACCGACAGAGCAATATTTTTACGGGAAAGTTGACGTAAACCATTTCCCACCGAAAGAATTACTATTTAACTCTACATTTATGAAAAATGACAATACAATTATCGTCATTCCGATTATTCAAGATGAACACTATTTTGGTGTGTTCGGCTTTGTAGGATTAGAAGATATTCCTACGCAGCTCATGCCTTTACACACAACGTATCAACTAGCAAACTACTTTGGGGCTAACTATTTACGCGCACAAATTATCGAACGCATGAATACATATGCCCAGCAACTCGAAATGGTCACTGATATTATCTACGATGGTATATGGGAATATACAGATACGACAAAACAGGTGACCTGTCGCGGTGGTATCGTTCAACAGTTTGGTAGGAGTACAAACTATACTCAAGTAGATTTTATCGATGTTCTTAATTTAATCTATCCAAATGATCGAGACTTTTTCTTAGCTAAACTTGAATTAGATCGAAAAGTAACCAAACAAGTAGACTTTGAAGTGCGCCTAGTCACTTCGAATAAACAGTTATTATGGATTCATATCATAGGACAATTAATTTATAGCCAAGGAAAAATGGTATCAGCGGTTGGCTCAATTAAAGACATTACCAATCGTAAACGCGTGGAAGCTAAAATTCATGAACTTGCTTTCTATGATTCATTGACAGGATTAGCGAATCGAATATCTTTCGAGAATCATTTAGAAAAAGTATTAGAGACAGCAAAAGAAAACAATCAAAATCTTGCACTAATTCTATGTGATCTTGATCGCTTTAAAATTATAAATGATAGCTATGGTTATAAAGTCGGCGACCACATCTTAAAAACTATCGCTGAGCGGGTAAAACCGATCTTGTCACATGACCAGTTCTTTGCTCGTTTTGGTGGGGACGAATTTGTTGTCATCATGCCGAATATTAAGGATAATGATGAAGCCTATCAGCTAGCCAGCAATATCGTCCATCTGATTAACCAACCTATATACGATGAACATCGACATTATCAAATATCAACAAGTGTAGGGATTAGTGTCTTCCCGCATAATTGTAAATCAGATGAATTGCTTGTATCTGCTGATATCGCGATGTACAGCGCTAAATCTGAAGGGCGTAATCGAATTCATATCTTTAATGATCAAATTAAACATCACAATGTTAATCAAATTAAATTAGAGGAACAATTACGCCATGCGATTGAATATGATGAACTGTCACTTCATTTTCAACCGATTTATTTCGTAAATTCAGAGGATATTTATGCTGTTGAAGTGTTACTTCGCTGGAATTCACGTGAATTTGGTCAAGTTAGCCCACGGGATTTTATTCCTCTAGCTGAAGAGACTGGTTTAATCGTCTCAATTGGAGAATGGGTGATCTATGAAGCGATTCGTGTCATGAAAAAGTGGAAACGACAATTCGACCTACCGATTAAGTTATTTATTAATCTCTCATCAAGACAAATTAATCATCCTAATTTCACAAGAGAGTTGAGGCGAATCTTCGATATTACTGAGATTGATCCAAGACAAATATCATTTGAGATTACTGAAAGTATGATGATAGATAATTTCGATCAAGGTAAGAAGATCCTCGGTCAACTTATTGATATGGGAGTAAAATTATCATTAGATGATTTTGGTACGGGCTACTCGTCACTTTCATCATTACGTCATTTACCATTCCAAATTTTAAAAATTGATAAATCATTCATTGATGATTTATCAGCGGTAGATGCGAATGTCGCAATATTAAAAGCAATTATAGAAATGGCTCACTCATTAGATCTATTAGTCGTTGCAGAAGGGATTGAAAGCCAAGAACAATACGATTTAGTCGCCAGCTTAGGCGTCGACTTTATTCAAGGCTATTATACTACTCCCCCACTACCTGAAAATAAAATTGAAGAAGTTTTTCGACAGAGAACATTATCATAA
- a CDS encoding IS110 family RNA-guided transposase, with product MRCVIAFDVSRKSSTMAAYNEQGNCEFEGRLIHSKTGFSNLSKIIKDLSEKNNYTLEFVFEATGVYSAALERFLRENNLVYYSLNPLLAHLNTQSLRRNKTDISDAHQLAKNHFKNDYFQTYREDSYYEQMRTMSRRYDEIMKERIQYKNRLHASLQLSFPDFDTAFINKSKLYYNLVQVFPHPNLILKRSKTVIKNRIKKCTKKNYSLKKLEERAILLIEIAKDSFPAVDETDYSCELVRDYAKKILEMEEEQDEIIQRMTEMSKDRKEYRILRSFPGIKDKLACRIIAELGDLTRFKNNKQLNAYAGIDIVRYQSGNMEYKDRINKRGNSRLRGILYFMIVSMLSAKGKQINHLVDYYYKLKKQPYNKHHKVAVVACMNKFLKVAFHLIQNDLLYDYEKASSQQ from the coding sequence ATGAGATGCGTTATTGCTTTCGACGTTAGTCGAAAGAGTAGTACCATGGCCGCTTACAACGAGCAAGGTAACTGTGAATTTGAAGGGAGGTTAATTCATTCAAAAACGGGATTCTCTAATTTAAGTAAAATCATTAAAGATCTAAGTGAAAAGAATAATTATACCTTAGAATTTGTTTTTGAAGCGACTGGAGTATATTCGGCTGCTTTAGAACGATTCTTACGAGAGAATAATCTCGTTTATTATTCTTTAAATCCTTTATTAGCACACCTTAACACCCAATCTCTAAGAAGAAACAAAACAGATATAAGTGATGCGCATCAACTGGCTAAGAATCATTTTAAAAACGATTATTTCCAAACTTATCGCGAAGATTCTTATTACGAACAGATGCGTACAATGTCACGTCGCTATGATGAGATTATGAAAGAGAGGATTCAGTACAAAAATCGACTACATGCATCATTACAATTATCTTTCCCAGACTTTGATACGGCTTTTATTAACAAATCAAAACTTTATTATAATCTTGTACAAGTATTCCCTCACCCAAACTTGATATTAAAACGATCTAAAACAGTTATTAAAAATCGTATTAAAAAATGCACTAAGAAAAACTATTCATTAAAAAAGTTAGAGGAAAGAGCAATTTTATTGATTGAAATCGCAAAGGATTCATTTCCAGCAGTTGATGAAACAGACTATTCTTGTGAGTTAGTAAGGGATTATGCCAAGAAAATATTAGAGATGGAGGAAGAGCAAGATGAAATCATTCAAAGAATGACAGAAATGTCAAAAGACCGTAAAGAATACAGGATCCTTCGGTCATTTCCCGGAATAAAAGATAAATTAGCCTGTAGAATCATAGCTGAACTAGGGGATTTAACACGTTTTAAAAATAATAAACAACTAAATGCATACGCCGGTATAGATATCGTAAGATATCAGTCTGGAAATATGGAGTATAAAGATCGTATAAATAAACGCGGTAATAGTAGACTGCGTGGTATTTTGTATTTTATGATTGTCTCAATGCTTTCTGCTAAAGGAAAACAAATAAATCATTTAGTTGATTATTATTATAAATTAAAAAAACAACCCTATAATAAGCATCATAAGGTTGCAGTAGTCGCTTGTATGAATAAATTCTTGAAAGTCGCATTTCATCTTATTCAAAACGACCTATTGTATGATTATGAGAAAGCTTCAAGCCAACAATAA
- a CDS encoding SDR family oxidoreductase yields the protein MKDRVAIITGASSGIGEATAIRFAKAGAKVGLIDIKEENAKKVKMAIENQNGQAFIAEADVKDPEQIQQAINSIVDHFGQLDFVFANAGINGKLAPIEDITPTEWDETLETNLKGTFLTVKYAIPHMKKNGGSIVITSSINGNREFAGFGMAAYSSSKAGQMAFGKMAALELSNYRIRVNIICPGWIKTNIQENTFPEKENLEKIEIPVEYPEGSQPLDGEPGTPEEVADLVYFLGSDQASHISGTEVYIDGASTLL from the coding sequence TTGAAAGATCGCGTAGCCATTATAACTGGAGCAAGCTCCGGCATTGGGGAAGCAACTGCAATTCGATTTGCAAAAGCTGGTGCAAAAGTCGGGTTAATAGATATCAAAGAGGAAAATGCTAAAAAAGTAAAAATGGCGATAGAAAATCAAAATGGCCAAGCTTTTATTGCTGAAGCTGATGTCAAAGATCCTGAACAAATTCAACAAGCAATCAATTCAATTGTTGACCATTTTGGACAATTGGATTTTGTCTTCGCCAATGCTGGGATAAATGGCAAATTAGCGCCTATTGAAGATATTACACCAACAGAATGGGATGAAACTCTTGAAACAAATTTAAAAGGAACATTTTTAACCGTTAAATATGCCATCCCTCATATGAAAAAAAACGGTGGTAGTATTGTGATTACAAGTTCTATTAATGGGAATAGAGAATTTGCTGGCTTTGGAATGGCAGCATACAGTTCAAGTAAAGCTGGGCAAATGGCTTTTGGAAAAATGGCAGCACTTGAGCTATCTAACTATCGAATCCGAGTTAATATTATTTGTCCTGGTTGGATAAAAACTAATATTCAAGAAAACACATTTCCCGAAAAAGAAAACCTTGAAAAAATAGAAATTCCAGTAGAATACCCTGAAGGATCGCAGCCGTTAGATGGTGAACCTGGTACCCCTGAAGAAGTAGCTGATCTTGTGTACTTCCTCGGCTCTGACCAAGCTAGCCATATCTCAGGAACAGAAGTATATATTGACGGAGCGTCAACATTATTATAA
- a CDS encoding MATE family efflux transporter, translating to METTTDRLASAPIGKLLFALAIPNIFAQLVNMLYNIVDRIYIGRIPDIGADALTGVGVGFPIFMIITAFSSLVGMGGAPQAAIKLGEGKKDEAEKILGNSIALLIALSILLTAVFLIFGRDLLFMFGASHQTIDYAWDYIKIVIIGSVAIQFALGLNPYIATQGFAKYSMLTVLIGAVLNIVLDPILIFGFDMGVKGAAIATVFSQAVSAVWVMQFLTGKKSTLKIHPKYIRLKKSYVILIISLGVSPFIMQSTESLLNITFNTSLQKYGGDLNVGAMTITASLMQILMLPLMGLTQGAQPIISYNFGANKFDRVKKAFKYLFISSIAYSTIFWIVVQFFPNIFIALFTSDPSLVEVTTNNMRIYMGVVFMFGAQIACQQTFIALGQARMSLFLALLRKVILLIPLILILPFFFTNKVFGVLVAEPIADFIAVAVTVIIFFSNFNKILKEKEMKQQSI from the coding sequence TTGGAAACAACTACAGACAGACTTGCCAGTGCACCGATAGGCAAGCTTTTATTTGCACTTGCAATCCCAAATATTTTCGCACAGCTCGTTAATATGCTCTACAATATCGTCGATCGAATATATATCGGTAGAATCCCAGATATTGGTGCTGATGCATTAACTGGTGTTGGGGTAGGCTTCCCAATTTTTATGATTATTACTGCATTTAGTTCACTAGTCGGAATGGGTGGTGCCCCACAAGCCGCGATTAAACTAGGTGAAGGAAAAAAGGATGAAGCTGAGAAAATTCTCGGTAATAGTATTGCATTATTGATTGCGTTGTCTATTCTACTGACAGCGGTCTTTTTAATTTTTGGGAGAGATTTACTATTCATGTTCGGTGCTAGTCATCAAACCATTGATTATGCCTGGGACTATATTAAAATTGTCATCATTGGATCAGTTGCCATTCAATTTGCTCTCGGTTTAAATCCATATATCGCAACACAAGGTTTCGCTAAGTATAGTATGTTAACAGTGTTAATTGGTGCTGTACTTAATATCGTGCTCGATCCAATCTTAATCTTTGGATTCGATATGGGTGTAAAAGGAGCTGCGATTGCAACGGTCTTTTCACAGGCTGTATCAGCTGTATGGGTCATGCAATTCTTAACAGGTAAAAAATCAACACTAAAAATACACCCTAAATATATTCGATTAAAGAAATCTTATGTCATACTTATCATTAGCTTAGGTGTATCACCATTTATTATGCAAAGTACTGAGAGCTTATTAAACATTACATTTAATACATCACTCCAAAAATATGGCGGTGATTTAAATGTTGGTGCGATGACAATCACTGCAAGTTTAATGCAAATATTAATGCTTCCATTAATGGGGCTTACTCAAGGTGCACAACCAATTATTAGTTACAATTTCGGTGCAAATAAATTTGATCGGGTTAAAAAAGCATTTAAATATCTATTTATTAGTTCGATCGCTTATTCAACAATATTTTGGATTGTAGTTCAATTCTTTCCAAATATTTTTATTGCACTATTCACAAGCGATCCATCTTTGGTTGAGGTTACAACGAATAATATGCGTATTTATATGGGTGTCGTCTTTATGTTTGGTGCTCAAATCGCTTGTCAGCAAACATTTATCGCACTCGGTCAAGCAAGAATGTCACTATTCTTAGCTTTACTGAGAAAGGTAATTTTATTAATCCCATTAATTCTAATCTTACCATTCTTCTTTACGAATAAAGTATTTGGTGTGCTTGTTGCTGAACCAATTGCTGACTTTATCGCAGTTGCAGTAACAGTCATTATCTTTTTCAGCAACTTTAACAAAATACTCAAAGAAAAAGAAATGAAACAACAGTCCATTTAA
- a CDS encoding IS110 family RNA-guided transposase translates to MRCVIAFDVSRKSSTMAAYNEQGNCEFEGRLIHSKTGFSNLSKIIKDLSEKNNYTLEFVFEATGVYSAALERFLRENNLVYYSLNPLLAHLNTQSLRRNKTDISDAHQLANNHFKNDYFQTYREDSYYEQMRTMSRRYDEIMKERIQYKNRLHASLQLSFPDFDTAFINKSKLYYNLVQVFPHPNLILKRSKTVIKNRIKKCTKKNYSLKKLEERAILLIEIAKDSFPAVDETDYSCELVRDYAKKILEMEEEQDEIIQRMTEMSKDRKEYRILRSFPGIKDKLACRIIAELGDLTRFKNNKQLNAYAGIDIVRYQSGNMEYKDRINKRGNSRLRGILYFMIVSMLSAKGKQINHLVDYYYKLKKQPYNKHHKVAVVACMNKFLKVAFHLIQNDLLYDYEKASSQQ, encoded by the coding sequence ATGAGATGCGTTATTGCTTTCGACGTTAGTCGAAAGAGTAGTACCATGGCCGCTTACAACGAGCAAGGTAACTGTGAATTTGAAGGGAGGTTAATTCATTCAAAAACGGGATTCTCTAATTTAAGTAAAATCATTAAAGATCTAAGTGAAAAGAATAATTATACCTTAGAATTTGTTTTTGAAGCGACTGGAGTATATTCGGCTGCTTTAGAACGATTCTTACGAGAGAATAATCTCGTTTATTATTCTTTAAATCCTTTATTAGCACACCTTAACACCCAATCTCTAAGAAGAAACAAAACAGATATAAGTGATGCGCATCAACTGGCTAATAATCATTTTAAAAACGATTATTTCCAAACTTATCGCGAAGATTCTTATTACGAACAGATGCGTACAATGTCACGTCGCTATGATGAGATTATGAAAGAGAGGATTCAGTACAAAAATCGACTACATGCATCATTACAATTATCTTTCCCAGACTTTGATACGGCTTTTATTAACAAATCAAAACTTTATTATAATCTTGTACAAGTATTCCCTCACCCAAACTTGATATTAAAACGATCTAAAACAGTTATTAAAAATCGTATTAAAAAATGCACTAAGAAAAACTATTCATTAAAAAAGTTAGAGGAAAGAGCAATTTTATTGATTGAAATCGCAAAGGATTCATTTCCAGCAGTTGATGAAACAGACTATTCTTGTGAGTTAGTAAGGGATTATGCCAAGAAAATATTAGAGATGGAGGAAGAGCAAGATGAAATCATTCAAAGAATGACAGAAATGTCAAAAGACCGTAAAGAATACAGGATCCTTCGGTCATTTCCCGGAATAAAAGATAAATTAGCCTGTAGAATCATAGCTGAACTAGGGGATTTAACACGTTTTAAAAATAATAAACAACTAAATGCATACGCCGGTATAGATATCGTAAGATATCAGTCTGGAAATATGGAGTATAAAGATCGTATAAATAAACGCGGTAATAGTAGACTGCGTGGTATTTTGTATTTTATGATTGTCTCAATGCTTTCTGCTAAAGGAAAACAAATAAATCATTTAGTTGATTATTATTATAAATTAAAAAAACAACCCTATAATAAGCATCATAAGGTTGCAGTAGTCGCTTGTATGAATAAATTCTTGAAAGTCGCATTTCATCTTATTCAAAACGACCTATTGTATGATTATGAGAAAGCTTCAAGCCAACAATAA
- a CDS encoding transposase yields MFAPTIILLIRINNKIKVLSKVAYGYRNFNNFKKRIMIHFKFKSIETNLSKKMQKETR; encoded by the coding sequence ATTTTTGCGCCCACAATAATTTTACTCATACGGATTAACAACAAGATCAAGGTACTAAGCAAAGTCGCATACGGTTATCGTAATTTTAATAATTTCAAGAAACGAATTATGATTCACTTCAAGTTTAAATCAATAGAAACAAATTTGAGTAAAAAAATGCAAAAAGAAACACGATAA
- a CDS encoding ISLre2 family transposase has product MEKNIIKYPNLKQIEQLVWRQLQETFGFVMKQVLEDMDQQIADERDKKRYRLIDKRKFNIASLFGEIELYRNYYLDRSTGEYVYLLDRYLEFEEAGSFSPLIEEAAIELAVKGRSYRNAANTLQTLLGYRVISHEAIRQHLLEVTCKPKKREPILQPVLFVEVDGLFVKRQGKWKKGKEEKIAAVHQGWEVNGKRVSLKNKRHFIHKGKQPFWEAFEDFLIENFEYDPTFHKLVINGDGANWITSCREYFKGRVFFSLDRFHVAREVKSIFSKHPRYRSIRKALAAYKYKTFLTELNSAVGTLEDEEKEERLVSFIRQLEKYPEALGDYRIWLKEQGIDTTGMRPMGSAEGTMSVFAKRLKNGRSWSDKGVSAMGTALVAFLDNLSLKTLFGRIDKWTEIELEKKPPRHYKEKVKRTIGQVTRDNLMYLKGKANIPIYNVLKELSGF; this is encoded by the coding sequence ATGGAAAAGAATATCATAAAATACCCAAATTTAAAACAAATTGAGCAATTGGTTTGGAGACAATTACAAGAAACCTTTGGTTTCGTTATGAAACAGGTCTTGGAGGATATGGACCAACAGATTGCCGATGAACGTGATAAAAAGCGCTATCGTCTTATTGATAAAAGAAAGTTTAATATAGCTAGTCTCTTTGGTGAGATTGAATTATATCGCAATTATTACCTTGACCGATCAACTGGGGAATATGTCTATCTTCTTGATCGTTATCTAGAGTTTGAGGAGGCCGGTTCTTTTAGTCCATTGATTGAGGAAGCTGCCATTGAGCTAGCTGTTAAGGGTCGCTCCTATCGAAATGCAGCTAATACATTACAAACTCTATTAGGTTACCGGGTTATCAGTCATGAGGCAATTCGTCAACACCTATTAGAGGTTACGTGTAAACCTAAAAAGCGTGAACCTATACTCCAACCCGTCTTATTTGTAGAAGTAGATGGTTTATTTGTAAAACGCCAAGGTAAATGGAAAAAGGGAAAAGAAGAGAAAATAGCAGCTGTCCATCAAGGATGGGAAGTCAATGGAAAACGGGTTAGCCTTAAGAACAAACGTCATTTTATTCACAAAGGAAAGCAACCCTTTTGGGAGGCTTTTGAGGACTTTCTAATTGAAAACTTCGAATATGACCCGACTTTTCACAAGCTGGTTATAAATGGAGATGGTGCCAACTGGATTACATCCTGTCGTGAGTATTTTAAAGGTCGTGTATTCTTTTCTCTTGATCGCTTTCATGTGGCACGAGAGGTTAAGAGTATATTCAGCAAGCATCCTCGTTATCGGTCCATTCGTAAAGCCCTTGCGGCATACAAATACAAAACGTTCTTAACAGAGCTTAACAGTGCCGTAGGAACGCTTGAGGATGAGGAGAAGGAGGAACGACTTGTGTCGTTTATCCGCCAATTAGAAAAATATCCAGAAGCATTGGGAGATTATAGAATATGGTTAAAAGAACAGGGAATTGATACAACTGGTATGCGTCCAATGGGAAGCGCAGAGGGAACCATGAGTGTGTTTGCCAAAAGACTAAAAAATGGCCGTAGTTGGTCGGATAAAGGTGTAAGTGCCATGGGCACTGCATTAGTGGCCTTCTTGGATAATTTGTCCCTAAAGACTTTATTCGGGCGAATAGATAAATGGACAGAAATCGAGCTGGAAAAGAAACCACCAAGACATTATAAAGAAAAGGTTAAAAGAACCATTGGTCAGGTTACCAGAGACAATCTTATGTACCTAAAAGGAAAGGCAAATATTCCGATATACAACGTGTTAAAGGAGTTATCTGGTTTTTAA